A window from Primulina huaijiensis isolate GDHJ02 chromosome 13, ASM1229523v2, whole genome shotgun sequence encodes these proteins:
- the LOC140991341 gene encoding uncharacterized protein gives MLVAHEMSKKVDSRRSPPNVIAKLMGLETLPRQETDSYMQKNHCRSHPRSHSNIQVNCWEQQIEFFHHMEPNECKDVYEILQNSPHKGRFDRTTDDKKMALVRQKFTEAKRLSMDEKLRQSKQFQGTLEVLNAYKNLFLQCLQEPNSMISQNIYNLQSIPPPPGTKRITILRPSKLADSNNFARSCNKVGKEIKKGSFVLNGLEKGQLVNSSPVSWNNFENSPQPTQIVVLKPSSLKSLDVKVVGSPHSQSRRVINGEDLFGDIEEGENEASKEVAKAMTQQMLKKIWRHHRDEALTSSMLSNGYVGDESSFNKSEMEYSTANLSESEVMSPVSRHSWDYINRNGSPYSSSSFSRVFNSPESSVCREAKKRLSERWAMMESNESCLEQRLERRSSSTLGEMLALSEKKAPVHVEVANLNKERMDSNSFIGSELRTNENLDNSPKNLVRSKSVPVSSSKYGNGLNTDVSFPNKVQREAPEKDTKERSVKSSFKLKVSRLFFSRNKKSHKDESLLSEIKDELHSSVIDCGQIDTHISAGLSNVGSEHFSRNLPEPSNVAYFSNQVGKLGTLLPETGLSTRNPTTFGKPSENLDQPSPISVLDRPFEDDQHSATTFPHYVKPDQQGFKSPVNLVRSNLIDKSSPIGSIARTPTWDDSCMDMASSYSPNQSSTSQGTDDEEQEWFSFVKTLLSAANVQGMMQFNTFTTKWHSSESPLDPSLRDKYVDMQDHDILYEAKRRQKRSTRKLVFDYVNATLVEIAEYGSVSGQSSTLSIKADYNLLDDASSHTVLDEVWTRMNAWFSCEVKCMSDDSGDENDLFLERVVRKEVVGKWWIDRFRLEIDNFGHEIEAKLLEELLQEAVAELTG, from the exons ATGCTTGTTGCCCATGAGATGTCTAAAAAAGTTGACTCGAGACGCAGTCCACCTAATGTAATTGCCAAATTAATGGGGCTTGAAACTCTTCCAAGACAGGAAACTGATTCATATATGCAGAAAAACCATTGTAGAAGTCACCCTCGAAGTCATTCAAACATACAAGTGAATTGCTGGGAGCAGCAAATTGAGTTCTTTCACCACATGGAGCCAAATGAATGTAAGGATGTTTATGAGATATTGCAGAACTCACCACATAAGGGGAGATTTGATAGAACTACAGATGACAAAAAGATGGCTCTCGTTCGTCAGAAGTTTACAGAAGCGAAACGCCTGTCTATGGATGAAAAGCTTCGCCAATCTAAGCAATTCCAAGGCACATTAGAAGTGCTGAATGCCTACAAAAATTTGTTCCTccagtgtctgcaagaaccaaaTTCAATgatttcacaaaatatttacaatttacaGTCTATTCCTCCTCCTCCAGGGACAAAGCGTATCACCATTCTAAGACCTTCAAAGCTTGCCGACAGTAATAACTTTGCTAGATCTTGTAATAAAGTcggaaaagaaattaaaaaaggTTCATTTGTGCTGAATGGACTGGAGAAAGGCCAACTGGTTAATTCCTCTCCGGTAAGTTggaataattttgaaaattctccTCAACCAACTCAAATAGTAGTTCTAAAACCGAGTTCTTTGAAGTCACTCGATGTTAAGGTTGTGGGATCTCCTCATTCACAGTCACGAAGGGTGATAAATGGTGAAGACTTATTTGGGGATATAGAGGAGGGTGAGAATGAAGCATCAAAAGAAGTTGCAAAGGCTATGACACAgcaaatgcttaaaaaaatttggagGCATCACAGAGATGAAGCCCTGACTTCTTCCATGCTTTCCAATGGCTATGTAGGTGATGAAAGTTCCTTTAATAAATCAGAAATGGAATACTCTACTGCTAATCTTAGCGAATCAGAAGTCATGTCACCTGTATCTAGGCACTCTTGGGATTATATTAACAGGAATGGAAGTCCCTACTCATCCTCCTCATTTAGTAGAGTATTCAATTCTCCAGAGTCATCAGTTTGCAGAGAAGCGAAGAAACGTCTCTCTGAAAGGTGGGCCATGATGGAATCCAATGAAAGTTGTCTTGAACAGCGACTTGAAAGAAGAAGCTCTAGCACATTAGGTGAAATGCTTGCACTTTCCGAGAAAAAGGCACCTGTGCATGTTGAAGTAGCCAATTTGAATAAAGAACGTATGGATTCAAATTCTTTCATCGGTAGTGAACTTAGAACCAATGAAAACTTGGATAATTCACCAAAGAATCTTGTGAGATCAAAATCTGTACCTGTTTCTTCTTCCAAATATGGAAACGGGTTAAACACCGATGTATCATTTCCGAATAAGGTCCAGCGAGAAGCTCCAGAAAAGGACACAAAGGAAAGAAGTGTTAAATCTTCATTTAAACTGAAGGTGTCGAGATTGTTTTTCTCAAGGAACAAAAAATCTCACAAAGATGAATCCCTTTTATCTGAAATCAAAGATGAGCTTCACTCCTCCGTAATTGATTGTGGACAAATTGACACCCATATAAGTGCAGGTCTTAGCAACGTAGGATCTGAACATTTTTCACGTAATCTGCCTGAGCCTTCAAACGTAGCATATTTTTCAAATCAAGTTGGCAAGTTGGGCACATTACTTCCCGAG ACAGGATTGTCCACGAGAAACCCTACAACTTTTGGAAAACCCAGTGAGAACTTGGATCAGCCTAGCCCAATTTCTGTCTTAGATCGACCCTTTGAAGATGATCAACATTCAGCAACAACGTTTCCACATTATGTGAAGCCTGACCAACAAG GTTTTAAGTCACCTGTCAATCTTGTTAGGTCAAACTTGATTGACAAATCATCACCTATAGGATCCATTGCTCGAACTCCTACGTGGGATGATTCATGTATGGACATGGCCTCGTCATACTCCCCAAACCAATCCTCGACGTCCCAAGGGACGGATGATGAAGAACAAGAATGGTTTTCTTTTGTCAAGACACTTTTATCTGCAGCCAATGTGCAAGGTATGATGCAATTTAACACATTTACAACCAAATGGCACTCTTCTGAAAGCCCATTGGACCCATCGTTAAGAGACAAATACGTAGATATGCAAGACCATGACATACTGTATGAGGCAAAACGAAGGCAAAAAAGATCGACTCGAAAGCTTGTTTTTGATTATGTGAATGCCACATTAGTTGAAATTGCAGAATATGGGTCGGTCTCAGGCCAAAGCTCCACTCTATCCATTAAAGCTGACTATAACTTATTAGACGATGCATCATCACACACAGTGCTAGATGAGGTGTGGACACGAATGAATGCTTGGTTTTCTTGTGAGGTCAAATGTATGTCAGACGATAGTGGGGACGAGAACGACCTGTTTTTGGAGAGGGTAGTGAGAAAGGAAGTGGTAGGGAAGTGGTGGATCGATCGTTTTAGATTAGAGATTGATAATTTTGGTCATGAAATTGAGGCTAAGTTGCTGGAAGAGCTCCTGCAGGAGGCTGTGGCTGAACTTACAGGTTGA